Genomic window (Granulicella arctica):
CAGGAAGTCCTACTTACTTGAGTAGATGTGCCAGACGTGGCTACAGTCCTATCGACAGACGCGGCGGACTTATGTCGGGAGTGCTCACTGTCTCACAGGAAGTCCGGGCGAGAAGTGTGCGGAAGGAGGAACAGCTTTGAGCAGAGATGATGAGAGTTACTTATGGGGGGACGCGAGCTGCGGAGAATCTTTAGGAAATGACTTGGCTAAATAATCGGCGATCAGGTCGGCCTCATCGTCTGTTGCTACGGCTCCTCTTCCCAGCATGACCTGAACCATGTCGTACCAGCCCTGATCGTCGAGGCGCTGTGCTGCGAGGACGGCGGCCGCGTGACACCGGGTGCACACCTTGATCGTGACGTCACGGCCAGTCCCGAGCGGCAGAATCGCGAGGCCTGTCGTAAAGCGGTTGTTCGGCATGTTTGCCGCCGCCGGTGTCGTTGGAACAGGCAATGAGTTCACGGCAGACTGTTTAGAAGAGAGCGCTTGTTCCGAGGAAGCGGCTGTCTGTCCGGCCCGTCGCAGTGTATAGACAACCAGTGAGTCGCTCAACAAGGGTGCACCAACAAGTCCGCCGCCTGTAGCAACCACCGCTACATATTGTCTACCGGTCGCATCCGCGTAGGTGATTGGGGTAGATTCCGCAGCGGCCGGAAGTTTGACGGTCCAGATCTCTTTTCCGCTTGCAGCGGCGAAGGCCCTGAAGCGCGCATCATCCGTGGCACCTATGAAGACAAGGCCGCTCGCAGTAGCGATAGCGCCTCCGAGACCAGGGCGACCCGTGTTTTGTTTTCCTTCAGGAAGAGTGTCAGTCACGCCCAACGTCGAACGCCACGCGATCTTGCCGGTATTGACGTTGACTGCAACCAACTGGCCCCAGGGTGTTGGTGTGCAGGGCAGATGATTGCTCGGATCCCAAAAACGCGTCAAGCCTGCGAGTGGACCGGCGTTGATATAGCTTCCATCATCGTTGCGGACGATGCGCATCGGTTGACCCAGATTATTTACATTGGCAATGAACAAGCCAAGCTTCGGATTGAAGGCTCCACCGTAGTAGTTAACGCCGCCCTGCGTACCGGGCATCGGTACGGTGTAGCGATCGAGTTGCGGCGGAGTGTAGGGAACCTCGCCAAGCACCATCTGATTGTCGTCTACATACTTCTCACACCACGCTTGATGTTCGGGCGTGTCTTTGTAGAGGTTCGTGCGGGTCAGCGTGTTTTGGGACAACGGCTCAGGAAGAACAGGGAAGGGTTGCGTGGGCGATGTCTGTTCGCCCGGTACGTTGCTTTTAGGTACGGGGCGTTCTTCGACTCCATAGATCGGCTTACCGGTGACGCGATCGAGAATGAACATCAGACCGTTCTTGTTGACGGTCGCTACAGCAGGAATGATCTTGCCGTCGTGCTTCACATCGAAGAGGGTTGGAGGCGATTGCGTATCCATATCCCAGATGTCGTGATGAACCACCTGGAAGTACCATCGCAGCTTGCCGGTGGAAGCGTCGACTGCAACGAGGGAGGAGCCGAAGAGATTGTTACCGGGACGATCTACGCCGACGCGATCATTATTCGGCGCTCCAAGGGGCATGTACAAGATGCCCCGGGCAGGGTCGAGCGTCATGAGTCCCCATACGTTGACGCCGGATCGATTCTTCCAACTATCACCGGCCCAGGTTTCGTGCCCCTCTTCGCCGGGGCGAGGCACAGAGTGAAAGGTCCATACCAGTTTGCCGGTACGAGCGTTCCACGCGCGCGTGTCGCCCGACGGACCGAGACCTCCGCCAAGACCGCCTGGACCTTCGCCCGGTCCAGCACCGGTGATGACTAAATCTTTATAGATGACGGGCGGAGAAGGAAGAATGTAACTATGATCCATCCCGGTCGTCATCACCTCCGCCGTCTTGAGGTTGACTACGCCGTTGTCGCCGAAATCAGCGTTGAGACGTCCTGTCATTGCGCTGATCGAGAACATCCTTCCGTTGCGTGTCCCGAAGATCAATGCGGGTGCGGCCGTTGCATCTCCCGGCCAATAGGCTGTTCCACGAAGGGAAGCATTGTCTCCATCTGGAATCTCGAAGACCCACTTCTCCTTGCCATCGGACGAGTCCAGTGCAACGACGCGGCTATAGGGTGTGACCACATACATCGTCTGCCCGATCACAAGAGGCTGATCTTCCGACTCGTGAAAACTAACGCGCTTCGCTGGACCAGCGGTGGAAGCGGCGTCAAGCTTCGACGCGGGTTTCATGTGATAGGTCCACGCTACCGTCAACTCTCCGACGTTCTCCGGGGTGATCTGCGTCAACGGAGAGTAGCGCTCGCCTCCGGGATCGCGACCGACCATAGGCCAGTCTCCCATAGCCGTAGCTGTTGCAGGCCCTGAGGGCACGTGGTGCTGAGCGGCATGGCCCGGTCGCAGCAAAGGCAACAACAAGAGCAAACAGGTCAGGCCGGTCAGCCATCCCCAACTTAGTCCCGGACGCTTCTTCATCCTTGCTCCTCATCACCCTAATGAACTCTTGCTAGAAATGAACGAACCGCCCCCAACGCCTAATGTGGTTTGACTGGGGGCTTGTAGTCGACGAGTTCGTCCACCTGCCTGTGGCCAGCCCAGGCCATGCCGCGAAGCAGCATATCTTCAATCTGGGGATTCGCGTAGTTTGCATAGATGTGCCCTTGCATCCACACAAATGCCCTGGCAGGCTGGCCGCCCGGAAGAGTGTGCTCATAGGTCCAGATCTGTGGCACGACCTCGCCTTTGTGGGTGCCGGCGCTCTTGGTTCCTGCAATGGTTGCCGTTGCCAGGGGGTGTATGGCTGGACTCTGCGCCCAGGTCATGTTGAAGAAAGCCTCATCAACAATGGTCAGGTCCGTCATACCGCGCATGATCGGGTTTGCCTTGTCGACGATGGTGTAGGGGACATCGGCGTCGAGGGTATAGTTCACCTCACCGTGCTTCTTTGCGCCCCCGACAAGTGATGCGAAGTACGCGGGATCGGGCCCACATAACGAGTCGTGAAGGCTGATCAGACCACCCCCTCGTTCGATGAACGCCGTGAGAGCGTCCTGCTCGGTATCAGTCATAAATCCGGCATCGCCCTTGTACATCACCAGCACGTCCGTATGTTCCAGTTCGGAGGCAGTTGGGGCGTGCAACGAGCCATCAACCACGGCTCCATGCTGGGTCAGAATCTTGCTCCAATCGGCAAGGAACTGAGGATAGTCGTGTTGACCGGCCAAGTGTGATTTCAAACCGGCTCGGATGTAGATGTGCATGCCATGAGGGTTTTGCCCAGGCGGCAGAGGCGCTGCTTGCTGAGTCTTCGCACTCTCCTGCGGCACAGAGGCCGCCTGCAGTCCTGAAAGAATTGGGGAAGATAGCATGATCGCGCTAGTAAGGGTACCCGACAACAGGAGGGATGTGACTCTTCTCATAGGTACTTTCTCGAACCACTTTCTATCGACGAAGATTCAGTGCAGACACTCTGAGCCTGGACCGCGTTTTCTTGCCTGTTGCCATTACTCATACATCGCTATAGTGTTCTCACATCCTGCGGCAGCATCGTTTGGCGTACGCTGAGCAGCTTACCTCTTTCACCTATGCATGGTATAGGTCACGCTATCTGAACCGTGTTCGTCGGAGCTAAGTGCATTGGATCAAAGCGAAAACAAGTACCCATCAAAGCCAAGCC
Coding sequences:
- a CDS encoding ThuA domain-containing protein; this encodes MKSHLAGQHDYPQFLADWSKILTQHGAVVDGSLHAPTASELEHTDVLVMYKGDAGFMTDTEQDALTAFIERGGGLISLHDSLCGPDPAYFASLVGGAKKHGEVNYTLDADVPYTIVDKANPIMRGMTDLTIVDEAFFNMTWAQSPAIHPLATATIAGTKSAGTHKGEVVPQIWTYEHTLPGGQPARAFVWMQGHIYANYANPQIEDMLLRGMAWAGHRQVDELVDYKPPVKPH
- a CDS encoding outer membrane protein assembly factor BamB family protein, which codes for MKKRPGLSWGWLTGLTCLLLLLPLLRPGHAAQHHVPSGPATATAMGDWPMVGRDPGGERYSPLTQITPENVGELTVAWTYHMKPASKLDAASTAGPAKRVSFHESEDQPLVIGQTMYVVTPYSRVVALDSSDGKEKWVFEIPDGDNASLRGTAYWPGDATAAPALIFGTRNGRMFSISAMTGRLNADFGDNGVVNLKTAEVMTTGMDHSYILPSPPVIYKDLVITGAGPGEGPGGLGGGLGPSGDTRAWNARTGKLVWTFHSVPRPGEEGHETWAGDSWKNRSGVNVWGLMTLDPARGILYMPLGAPNNDRVGVDRPGNNLFGSSLVAVDASTGKLRWYFQVVHHDIWDMDTQSPPTLFDVKHDGKIIPAVATVNKNGLMFILDRVTGKPIYGVEERPVPKSNVPGEQTSPTQPFPVLPEPLSQNTLTRTNLYKDTPEHQAWCEKYVDDNQMVLGEVPYTPPQLDRYTVPMPGTQGGVNYYGGAFNPKLGLFIANVNNLGQPMRIVRNDDGSYINAGPLAGLTRFWDPSNHLPCTPTPWGQLVAVNVNTGKIAWRSTLGVTDTLPEGKQNTGRPGLGGAIATASGLVFIGATDDARFRAFAAASGKEIWTVKLPAAAESTPITYADATGRQYVAVVATGGGLVGAPLLSDSLVVYTLRRAGQTAASSEQALSSKQSAVNSLPVPTTPAAANMPNNRFTTGLAILPLGTGRDVTIKVCTRCHAAAVLAAQRLDDQGWYDMVQVMLGRGAVATDDEADLIADYLAKSFPKDSPQLASPHK